Proteins encoded within one genomic window of Setaria italica strain Yugu1 chromosome IV, Setaria_italica_v2.0, whole genome shotgun sequence:
- the LOC101753004 gene encoding uncharacterized protein LOC101753004: MTVPLSPGRPAARSLMGGGHVRSASVPCHTHPLLMDVDDQLLALRSWTSNPGQNPLSLAHVRALLCVLDELLHLPLAQGALVAADSLLDGFLVLADAFGTFLAALLALRQHASELHAAVRRRDAAKLASAARAQRQVGKELEQLAAAVAREAARCARASLASSTYSAPAELEVARTVAEAVNDTAVASAAVFSEVGAVADAAAALASPASSSPKKRLPLVNASSRSSKRPASEEQREAVALGKLLELEQCIGELESESEKVFRSLVQTRVSLLNIHTPTF; the protein is encoded by the coding sequence ATGACCGTGCCGCTGAGCCCcggcaggccggcggcgaggtcgctgATGGGCGGCGGGCACGTGCGGTCGGCGAGCGTGCCGTGCCACACACACCCGCTGCTCATGGACGTCGACGACCAACTCCTGGCGCTGCGCTCCTGGACCTCCAACCCCGGCCAGAACCCGCTCTCGCTGGCGCACGTCCGGGCGCTCCTCTGCGTGCTCGACGAGCTGCTCCACCTCCCGCTCGCCCAGGGCGCGCTCGTCGCGGCGGACAGCCTGCTCGATGGCTTCCTCGTCCTCGCCGACGCCTTCGGCACCTtcctcgccgcgctgctcgcGCTCCGGCAGCACGCCTCCGAGCTCCAcgccgccgtgcgccggcgCGACGCCGCCAAGCTCGcctccgcggcgcgcgcgcagaGGCAGGTCGGGAAGGAGCTCGAGCAGCTCGCGGCCGCCGTGGCGCGCGAGGCCGCGAGGTGCGCGCGGGCGAGCCTGGCGTCGTCGACCTACAGCGCGCCCGCCGAGCTCGAGGTCGCGAGGACCGTGGCCGAGGCCGTCAACGACACCGCGGTGGCTTCGGCGGCCGTGTTCTCGGAggtcggcgccgtcgccgacgccgcggcggccctgGCGTCGCCGGCATCGTCTTCGCCCAAGAAGAGGCTGCCGCTGGTGAACGCTTCGTCCAGGAGCAGCAAGAGGCCGGCCAGCGAGGAGCAGAGGGAGGCGGTGGCCCTTGGGAagctgctggagctggagcagtGCATCGGGGAGCTGGAGAGCGAGAGCGAGAAGGTGTTTAGGAGTCTAGTGCAGACCAGGGTCTCGTTGCTCAACATCCACACGCCAACATTTTAA